From Astyanax mexicanus isolate ESR-SI-001 chromosome 13, AstMex3_surface, whole genome shotgun sequence, the proteins below share one genomic window:
- the zmp:0000001174 gene encoding retinoic acid-induced protein 2: protein MEDPCKDSVPIDMANPQEICNNALNGGEVVSKLESETTPIIPNETWNVSSPTITKRSLSPLLTIQATPVVAPATESPGGVALKVATTVLQPICLGESPVVLPILAGTAAPQVGQTGTTPYLMTSQGPLSLPLVLEQQVLQHLNPQLLQQTATCPALSLQNMLCQNPSLALGPPPALDQKGAGPVLDASLLTLLQNPNFAAILQDLFPGQGNTSPTCHTASPPQADPFSSTFLTPPPFAHAYSSPLAPLVPPATLLVPYPVVVPLPVPLPIPIPIPIPVSTCKDTKVDTEPPKPTFSLSKSTQTSTHDFLSVVTPNKVTAVPQPPFGSPSSPVLKEGEVLDLSFKPPQTQQMQSGSSVEIQQFQQDSALDLSVPGERKTCIQSCSIYGLPPTDSLSHPRDRTSVSGEGVNNGTLALGVLRPVDCTPKLDTKLLSSLASLEFSKQHKWVVDNGSSGSVISSVHDAALGSSGNIEIVSTSQTAKVIVSVKDAMPAIFCGKLKGLSGVSTKNFSIKCDASQGSYAALPRAQGEQQGDPRDTLKKIPKNRAIKLKKVSSQEIHILPIKKQRLAAFLPRK from the coding sequence ATGGAGGATCCATGCAAGGACTCAGTACCAATCGACATGGCAAACCCTCAGGAGATCTGCAACAACGCTTTAAATGGAGGTGAGGTTGTCAGCAAGCTTGAGAGTGAGACCACTCCAATAATCCCAAATGAGACGTGGAATGTCAGTTCTCCCACCATCACAAAGAGGTCTCTCTCCCCTCTTTTGACTATTCAGGCCACTCCTGTTGTGGCCCCAGCTACTGAATCACCTGGAGGGGTTGCTCTGAAAGTGGCAACCACTGTCCTGCAACCCATCTGCTTGGGGGAGAGTCCAGTTGTGCTGCCCATCCTTGCTGGAACAGCAGCCCCTCAAGTAGGACAGACTGGGACCACCCCATACTTGATGACAAGCCAAGGTCCTTTGTCCCTTCCATTGGTTTTGGAACAGCAGGTGTTGCAGCACCTGAACCCCCAGCTACTCCAACAAACTGCCACTTGCCCGGCCCTGTCGCTGCAGAATATGTTGTGCCAGAACCCTTCGCTTGCACTTGGACCTCCTCCTGCCTTGGACCAGAAAGGAGCTGGTCCAGTACTCGATGCAAGCCTCTTGACTTTGCTTCAGAATCCAAACTTTGCCGCCATTCTGCAGGACCTTTTTCCAGGTCAGGGTAATACCTCGCCCACTTGCCATACAGCATCACCCCCCCAGGCGGACCCGTTTTCATCCACTTTTTTAACCCCCCCTCCATTTGCACATGCCTATAGCTCTCCACTTGCTCCTCTGGTGCCACCAGCTACTCTGCTTGTCCCTTATCCCGTTGTCGTTCCTCTTCCAGTGCCTCTTCCAATCCCAATTCCCATCCCGATTCCTGTCTCAACTTGTAAGGACACTAAAGTAGACACTGAACCTCCTAAACCTACTTTCTCTTTGAGTAAGAGCACTCAGACATCCACTCATGACTTCCTTTCTGTGGTGACACCTAACAAGGTCACTGCAGTCCCTCAACCACCTTTTGGCTCTCCGTCATCCCCAGTGTTGAAAGAAGGGGAAGTCCTGGACTTGTCATTTAAGCCTCCCCAAACACAACAAATGCAGAGTGGCAGTTCTGTAGAGATTCAACAGTTTCAGCAAGACAGTGCCCTTGATCTGTCCGTGCCTGGCGAGAGAAAAACATGCATCCAGTCTTGTAGCATCTATGGACTTCCACCCACTGACTCACTCTCACATCCACGAGACAGAACTTCTGTCTCTGGAGAGGGGGTTAATAATGGAACTTTGGCTCTAGGGGTACTAAGGCCAGTAGACTGCACTCCCAAATTGGACACCAAGCTTCTGAGCAGTTTAGCATCTTTGGAGTTTAGCAAACAGCACAAGTGGGTGGTGGACAATGGAAGCAGTGGCTCTGTTATCAGTTCGGTCCACGACGCTGCCCTTGGAAGCAGTGGTAACATTGAGATTGTCAGCACTTCACAGACAGCCAAGGTCATTGTGTCTGTTAAGGATGCAATGCCAGCCATTTTTTGTGGCAAACTTAAAGGTCTGTCAGGCGTCTCCACAAAGAACTTCTCTATCAAATGTGATGCCAGTCAAGGGAGTTACGCTGCCCTGCCCAGGGCCCAAGGCGAGCAGCAGGGAGACCCGAGGGACACACTTAAAAAGATCCCCAAAAACAGAGCCATCAAATTAAAGAAGGTCAGTTCCCAGGAGATACACATTCTGCCCATAAAGAAGCAGCGGCTGGCCGCATTCCTGCCCAGGAAATAA